Proteins encoded in a region of the Isosphaeraceae bacterium EP7 genome:
- a CDS encoding DUF3467 domain-containing protein — protein sequence MTEEQTPEQAQQQTEVVVDDSATVPSYSNFCRVTATPEEVILDFGLNPQPFAAGRQDVKANQRLVMNFYTAKRLLTALSMTIQRHEGMFGSIELDVRRRAGTAQQGFAARPVSGE from the coding sequence ATGACCGAAGAACAGACGCCGGAACAAGCCCAGCAGCAGACGGAAGTCGTGGTGGACGATTCGGCGACCGTGCCGTCGTACTCGAATTTCTGCCGTGTGACGGCGACCCCGGAAGAGGTCATCCTCGACTTCGGCCTCAACCCCCAGCCGTTCGCCGCGGGCCGTCAGGACGTGAAGGCCAACCAGCGGCTGGTCATGAACTTCTACACCGCCAAGCGGCTGCTGACCGCCCTGAGCATGACGATCCAGCGCCACGAGGGCATGTTCGGCTCGATCGAGCTGGACGTCCGTCGCCGCGCCGGCACGGCCCAGCAGGGCTTCGCCGCTCGTCCCGTCTCCGGCGAGTAA
- a CDS encoding 3-deoxy-D-manno-octulosonic acid transferase, whose translation MSIVLDALYLLVLLACSPALVYRSWKTGRYRQGWAEKVLGKAPWRIGEGPCIWFHAVSVGEVMLLRPLVAEIERRRPGWQVVVSTTTQTGLAVARKTFPDLVTFYAPMDFSWATRRAMSRVNPTVLALVELEIWPNLVAAAKEQGARVAIINGRLSRRSHAGYRRIRVPLASTLRRIDAVAAQSQGYADRFVDLGVPDERVRVTGSVKYDGLESDRGNARTRALRQQLGLAPTDLIFVAGSTMEGEEEAALAAYLEARTLHPRLRLVLVPRHPERFDRVASMVERSGERVLRRTDIEPVACVGGAPPVLLVDTVGELAAVWGLADVAFVGGSLKPGRGGQNMMEPAAYGSAVLFGRYTANFRETVEHLLSVGGARAVADGRELTEALVDALEDPESAADRGAAARKFVLAQEGATSRTLGTLDRLVGPVMAEITA comes from the coding sequence ATGTCCATCGTGCTCGATGCGCTCTACCTCCTCGTCTTGCTGGCCTGCTCACCCGCGCTGGTCTATCGGTCGTGGAAGACGGGCCGATATCGCCAGGGGTGGGCCGAGAAGGTTCTGGGCAAGGCCCCCTGGCGGATCGGCGAAGGGCCTTGCATCTGGTTCCACGCGGTGAGCGTCGGCGAGGTGATGCTGCTCCGCCCCCTGGTCGCCGAGATCGAGCGTCGCCGGCCTGGCTGGCAGGTGGTGGTCTCGACGACCACTCAGACGGGCCTGGCGGTGGCGCGCAAGACGTTTCCCGACCTGGTCACCTTCTACGCCCCCATGGACTTCAGCTGGGCGACCCGTCGGGCCATGTCCCGGGTCAATCCGACCGTCCTGGCCCTGGTCGAGCTGGAAATCTGGCCGAACCTGGTGGCCGCGGCGAAGGAGCAAGGCGCACGCGTGGCGATCATCAACGGCCGGCTGAGTCGGCGGAGCCACGCCGGGTATCGCCGGATCAGGGTCCCGCTGGCCTCCACCCTGAGGCGAATTGATGCAGTCGCGGCGCAGAGCCAGGGGTATGCCGACCGGTTCGTCGACCTGGGCGTGCCCGACGAGCGGGTGCGAGTGACGGGCTCGGTGAAATACGACGGCCTGGAGAGTGACCGGGGAAATGCACGGACGAGGGCGCTTCGGCAGCAGCTCGGCCTGGCCCCGACGGACCTCATCTTCGTGGCGGGCAGCACGATGGAGGGGGAGGAAGAGGCGGCCCTGGCGGCCTATCTCGAGGCCAGGACGCTCCATCCGAGGCTGAGGCTGGTCCTGGTCCCGCGTCATCCCGAGCGATTTGACCGGGTGGCCTCGATGGTCGAGCGCAGCGGAGAGCGAGTCCTCCGGCGGACGGACATCGAGCCGGTGGCGTGCGTGGGCGGTGCCCCACCGGTCTTGCTAGTCGACACGGTGGGCGAGCTTGCTGCGGTCTGGGGCCTTGCGGATGTCGCTTTTGTTGGCGGAAGTTTGAAGCCAGGCCGGGGCGGACAGAATATGATGGAACCGGCGGCCTACGGGTCGGCGGTGCTCTTCGGCCGATATACGGCCAACTTCCGCGAGACGGTCGAGCATCTTCTGAGCGTGGGCGGGGCCCGCGCCGTGGCCGACGGCCGCGAGTTGACGGAGGCCCTGGTCGACGCGCTGGAAGACCCCGAGAGCGCCGCGGACCGCGGGGCGGCCGCCCGCAAGTTCGTCCTGGCCCAGGAAGGTGCAACGTCACGGACCCTGGGCACTTTGGATCGATTGGTCGGCCCGGTCATGGCTGAAATTACGGCTTGA
- the secA gene encoding preprotein translocase subunit SecA, with translation MELLSDLWDKTTDTFSALSEGVSDGLIRLFGNSNERQIRRMRPLVAQINTLEPEMQALSDDELKGKTDLFRARLKQGESLDDLLPEAFAVCREGGRRFLKMRHYDVQLMGGMVLHGGNIAEMVTGEGKTLVATLAAYLNALEGKGVHVITVNDYLARRDAEWMSPLYNGLGLSVGAIQSDMDPEERRDIYDRDITYGTNNEFGFDYLRDNMKPTAELQAQGELNYAIIDEVDSILIDEARTPLIIAGPAFDDVKKYAEADRISRLLRVNTHFEIKEKERTCHLNDEGVREAERIAGMESFYTPGNMEWPHLIDNSLKAHHLYRRDRDYMVQNGEVIIVDEFTGRLMVGRQWSDGLHQAVEAKERVKIKEENQTLATITLQNFFKLYKKLSGMTGTAMTEANEFYKVYTLDVVAIPTNRGLSRQNYADVIYRTDKEKSQAILEEIREVHATGRPILVGTTSIEKSEQLADMLQKHGIPHKVLNAKFHESEAEIVAQAGSKGAVTIATNMAGRGTDIILGGNSEFKAWADLKVLKDENSLPLYPTRLEVPKDVWEAAVGKYEGPMKAEGRELAEAGGLHIIGTERHESRRIDNQLRGRSGRQGDPGSSRFFLALDDDLMRKFAGEWVSAVLTRLGMEEGEAIESRMVSRRIEGAQKKVEERNFDARKNLLEYDEVMDEQRKRVYTFRQRLLEGMPPKDSVLEMIDGQIAENAVRFLADDYGPSSYAEWAGQRLGVELNGRDYRATPAEDAHLRAKQEAESHAADSIREAIEENLPDDGEPGEWNWIALVGWANARYGLTLKDKDLRKFSTTSGGEATIDRPALEEFLQARASAAIEATDLEPAKEFLEPDWGVRSLAGWAQHKFGLVLDPSSWKGLLPKEIIRRVQAEARAMYGRKEAEFPVRVGLTRFLVERTQSQSPRYDREGLASWASSRLGVYVDPEELRPMLRPEIEGLLLKLAHEGYKGTAVAEELDRRVEAAFGPDATKNKPTSNLDLDELAQLSAWGRQELGVETSPDELKQLGKADARAKFLDGLDAKYRPEMREMEKALMLQILDASWMEHLRAMDHLRSSVGLRGYAQVDPKVEYKREGMKIFEEMWAGVSDKVTDLVFRIEQFDPDFLSYLGSRWQLDKAQTIHEQAPSQVETAPPTSAGAGIRATQEAASAASQEPSEKKAEPVRHTGQKVGRNDPCPCGSGKKYKSCCMRKGAAVDPF, from the coding sequence ATGGAACTGCTCTCGGATCTGTGGGACAAGACGACCGACACGTTCTCGGCACTGTCGGAAGGGGTCTCCGACGGCCTGATCCGACTGTTTGGCAATTCCAACGAGCGGCAGATCCGCCGGATGCGGCCGCTCGTCGCGCAGATCAATACGCTCGAGCCGGAGATGCAGGCCCTCAGCGACGACGAGCTGAAGGGAAAGACCGACCTGTTCCGGGCCAGGCTCAAGCAGGGCGAATCGCTTGATGACCTGCTACCCGAAGCGTTCGCCGTCTGCCGCGAGGGGGGCCGGCGGTTCCTCAAGATGCGGCATTACGACGTCCAGCTCATGGGCGGGATGGTGCTGCACGGCGGCAACATCGCCGAGATGGTCACCGGCGAAGGTAAGACGCTCGTCGCCACGCTGGCCGCCTACCTCAATGCGCTCGAAGGCAAGGGCGTCCACGTCATCACAGTCAATGACTATCTGGCCCGCCGCGACGCCGAGTGGATGAGCCCGCTGTACAACGGCCTGGGCCTGAGCGTCGGCGCGATCCAGTCGGACATGGATCCGGAAGAACGTCGCGACATCTACGATCGCGACATCACCTACGGCACGAACAACGAGTTCGGCTTCGACTACCTGCGCGACAACATGAAGCCCACCGCCGAGCTCCAGGCTCAGGGCGAGCTCAACTACGCGATCATCGACGAAGTCGACAGCATCCTGATCGACGAGGCACGGACCCCGCTCATCATCGCCGGGCCGGCCTTCGACGACGTCAAGAAGTATGCCGAGGCCGACCGGATCTCGCGTCTCCTGCGGGTGAACACCCACTTCGAGATCAAGGAGAAGGAGCGGACCTGCCACCTCAATGATGAAGGGGTGCGCGAGGCCGAGAGGATCGCCGGGATGGAGAGCTTCTACACCCCGGGCAACATGGAGTGGCCGCATCTCATCGACAACTCGCTGAAGGCCCACCACTTGTATCGTCGCGACCGCGACTACATGGTGCAGAACGGCGAGGTCATCATCGTCGACGAGTTCACCGGCCGCTTGATGGTTGGCCGGCAGTGGTCCGACGGCCTGCACCAGGCGGTCGAGGCCAAGGAACGGGTCAAGATCAAGGAAGAGAACCAGACGCTGGCGACGATCACGCTCCAGAACTTCTTCAAGCTCTATAAGAAGCTCTCTGGGATGACCGGCACCGCGATGACCGAGGCGAACGAGTTCTACAAGGTCTACACCCTGGATGTGGTGGCCATCCCCACCAACCGTGGGTTATCGCGCCAGAACTACGCCGACGTGATCTACCGGACCGACAAGGAAAAGTCGCAGGCGATCCTGGAGGAAATCCGCGAGGTGCACGCCACGGGGCGGCCGATTCTCGTGGGGACCACCTCGATCGAGAAGTCCGAGCAGTTGGCCGACATGCTCCAGAAGCACGGGATCCCTCACAAGGTCCTGAACGCCAAGTTCCACGAGAGCGAGGCCGAGATCGTGGCCCAGGCCGGGTCGAAGGGGGCGGTCACGATCGCCACCAACATGGCCGGCCGAGGCACCGACATCATTCTCGGCGGCAACTCGGAGTTCAAAGCCTGGGCTGACCTCAAGGTCTTGAAGGACGAGAACAGCCTGCCGCTGTACCCGACGCGCCTGGAAGTGCCCAAGGACGTCTGGGAGGCGGCCGTCGGCAAATACGAAGGCCCGATGAAGGCCGAAGGGCGCGAGCTGGCCGAGGCCGGCGGCCTGCACATCATCGGCACCGAGCGGCACGAGTCGAGGCGGATCGACAACCAGCTCAGAGGCCGATCGGGACGCCAGGGCGACCCGGGCAGCAGCCGGTTCTTCCTGGCCCTCGACGACGACCTGATGCGCAAGTTCGCCGGCGAGTGGGTCTCGGCCGTCCTGACCCGCCTGGGGATGGAAGAAGGCGAGGCCATCGAGAGCCGAATGGTCAGCCGCCGGATCGAGGGGGCCCAGAAGAAGGTCGAAGAGCGCAACTTCGACGCCCGCAAGAACTTGCTCGAATATGACGAGGTCATGGACGAGCAGCGTAAGCGGGTCTACACGTTCCGCCAGCGTCTGCTGGAAGGGATGCCCCCCAAGGATTCAGTCCTGGAGATGATCGACGGCCAGATCGCCGAGAACGCGGTCCGGTTCCTGGCCGACGACTACGGCCCGTCAAGCTACGCAGAATGGGCGGGCCAGCGTCTGGGTGTCGAGCTGAACGGGCGAGACTACCGGGCGACCCCAGCGGAAGACGCCCACCTCCGCGCCAAGCAAGAGGCCGAGAGCCACGCCGCCGACTCGATCCGCGAGGCGATCGAGGAGAACTTGCCCGACGACGGCGAACCGGGCGAGTGGAACTGGATCGCCCTGGTCGGCTGGGCCAACGCCCGCTATGGCCTGACTTTGAAGGACAAAGACCTCCGCAAGTTCTCCACGACGAGCGGCGGCGAGGCGACCATCGACCGGCCGGCTCTCGAGGAGTTCCTCCAGGCGAGGGCATCCGCCGCGATCGAGGCGACCGACCTTGAACCGGCCAAGGAGTTCCTGGAACCCGACTGGGGTGTGCGTAGCCTGGCCGGTTGGGCGCAACACAAGTTCGGGCTCGTCCTCGACCCGTCTAGCTGGAAGGGCCTGCTCCCCAAGGAGATCATCCGCCGCGTGCAGGCCGAGGCCCGCGCGATGTACGGCCGCAAGGAGGCCGAGTTCCCCGTGCGTGTCGGCCTGACCCGCTTCCTGGTCGAACGGACGCAGTCGCAGAGCCCGCGCTACGACCGCGAAGGGTTGGCCTCCTGGGCCAGCTCGAGGCTGGGGGTTTACGTCGATCCCGAAGAGCTGCGGCCGATGCTGAGGCCCGAGATCGAAGGGCTCCTGCTCAAGCTGGCGCATGAGGGATACAAGGGAACGGCCGTGGCCGAGGAGCTCGACCGCCGCGTCGAAGCCGCCTTCGGGCCCGACGCGACGAAAAACAAGCCCACCTCCAACCTCGACCTGGACGAGCTTGCCCAGCTTTCCGCCTGGGGCAGGCAGGAGCTTGGGGTCGAGACCTCCCCCGACGAGCTGAAGCAGCTCGGCAAGGCCGACGCCCGGGCCAAGTTCCTCGACGGCCTTGATGCGAAGTATCGGCCCGAGATGAGGGAGATGGAGAAGGCCCTGATGCTCCAGATCCTCGACGCGAGCTGGATGGAGCATCTCAGGGCGATGGACCATCTGCGCAGCTCGGTCGGGCTCCGGGGTTATGCCCAGGTCGACCCGAAGGTCGAGTACAAGCGCGAAGGGATGAAGATCTTCGAGGAGATGTGGGCCGGCGTCTCGGACAAGGTGACCGACCTGGTCTTCCGGATCGAGCAGTTCGACCCCGACTTCCTTTCGTACCTGGGCTCGCGCTGGCAGCTCGACAAGGCCCAGACGATCCACGAGCAAGCTCCCTCTCAGGTGGAGACAGCCCCGCCGACGAGTGCGGGCGCGGGAATCAGGGCGACTCAGGAGGCGGCGTCCGCGGCCAGCCAGGAGCCGTCCGAAAAGAAGGCTGAGCCGGTCCGGCACACCGGGCAGAAGGTCGGCCGCAACGACCCCTGCCCCTGTGGGTCGGGTAAAAAGTACAAGTCCTGCTGCATGCGGAAGGGTGCGGCCGTCGATCCTTTCTGA
- a CDS encoding MBL fold metallo-hydrolase produces MSSSVVDRSRRHLTILGSGTSTGVPVLGCDCAVCLSDDPRNQRTRPSVLFRLPAGDLLIDTSPEMRLQLVRERVGFAHAIAYTHNHADHLFGLDDVRPFPRQIGGPVPIFCEQEVEDTIRRVFHYAFAEGASRVPTGGLPKLEFHRIAPGMPFEVLGQRIMPLRLVHGRFDVLGFRIGNLAYCTDVSRIPDETWPLLEGLDVLILDAVRFEPHPTHFSLGEALAVAERLKPGRTYLTHLSHAFDHDATELDLPPRVNLAYDGLSIDF; encoded by the coding sequence GTGTCGAGCTCGGTCGTGGATCGGTCCCGCAGGCATCTGACGATTCTGGGCAGCGGCACCTCCACCGGAGTTCCGGTCCTGGGTTGCGATTGCGCCGTCTGCCTCTCAGACGACCCTCGGAACCAGCGGACCAGGCCCAGCGTCCTGTTCCGCCTGCCTGCCGGCGACCTGCTGATCGACACCAGCCCTGAGATGCGTCTCCAGCTGGTCCGCGAGCGAGTTGGCTTCGCCCACGCGATCGCCTACACCCACAATCACGCCGACCACCTCTTCGGTCTCGACGACGTCCGCCCCTTCCCGCGCCAGATCGGCGGCCCGGTGCCCATCTTCTGCGAGCAGGAGGTGGAGGACACGATCCGCCGGGTCTTCCACTATGCCTTCGCCGAAGGGGCCTCTCGCGTGCCAACAGGCGGCCTGCCCAAGCTGGAGTTCCACCGGATCGCCCCAGGCATGCCGTTCGAGGTTCTGGGCCAGCGGATCATGCCGCTCAGGCTGGTGCATGGCCGGTTCGACGTCCTGGGCTTCCGGATCGGCAACCTGGCGTACTGCACCGACGTCAGCCGGATTCCCGACGAGACCTGGCCGCTGCTCGAAGGGCTGGATGTCCTGATCCTCGACGCCGTCCGGTTCGAGCCGCACCCGACCCACTTCAGCCTCGGCGAGGCCCTGGCGGTGGCGGAACGACTGAAGCCGGGTCGCACCTATCTGACCCACCTTTCGCACGCCTTCGACCACGACGCCACTGAGCTCGACTTGCCCCCTCGCGTCAATCTGGCCTACGATGGGCTGTCGATCGATTTCTGA
- a CDS encoding UTP--glucose-1-phosphate uridylyltransferase has translation MPVDPTLAARLAKNGQSHLLRWWDELDGPARDSLTAELEAIDFDRLTTLVDELVLHEPETSPASDRIEPIQVSRLPRTDGERVSRRHIAEVGSTALANGEVAVVVVAGGSGTRLGFEGPKGTYPIGPVSQASLFQIHAEKVAALSRRYGRVVPLYVMTSPENNAATVAFFAERKDFGLQHVRFFVQGQMPAVDRATGKVLLAEKGHLALSPDGHGGTLAALAAQGAGGSPSCLDEMRTMGVRTLFYFQVDNPLVKIADPAFVGLHRSANAEMSFKVVEKQAPDEKLGVVVSVDGKPQVIEYSDLPDELAERRDPDGGLQLWAGSIAVHILERSFVERLVNGLHLPYHRAIKKVGFIDDAGNQVKPDLPNAVKFETFIFDALPLAARFAIVETDRAVEFEPLKNATGTESPTTVRQRMSDLFAAWLEAAGAHVSRRPDGSAAFPIEISPNFALDSAELKAKLAHGLIVDAPLYLK, from the coding sequence ATGCCCGTCGACCCCACGCTCGCCGCTCGTCTGGCCAAGAATGGCCAAAGTCACCTCCTACGCTGGTGGGACGAGCTGGATGGCCCGGCCCGGGACAGCCTGACCGCCGAGCTGGAAGCCATCGACTTCGATCGACTCACCACCCTGGTCGACGAACTGGTCCTGCACGAGCCCGAGACCTCGCCCGCGTCCGACCGGATCGAGCCGATCCAGGTCAGCCGCCTGCCCCGCACCGACGGCGAACGCGTTTCCAGGCGTCATATCGCCGAGGTCGGTTCGACCGCCCTAGCCAACGGCGAGGTCGCTGTGGTGGTCGTCGCCGGCGGATCCGGGACGCGTCTCGGTTTCGAAGGGCCTAAGGGGACTTACCCGATTGGCCCGGTCTCTCAGGCGAGCCTCTTCCAGATCCATGCCGAGAAGGTCGCCGCGCTCAGCCGCCGCTACGGCCGGGTCGTCCCCCTCTATGTGATGACCAGCCCCGAGAACAACGCGGCGACCGTGGCATTCTTCGCAGAGCGTAAGGATTTCGGCCTCCAGCACGTCCGGTTCTTCGTCCAGGGCCAGATGCCGGCCGTCGACCGCGCGACGGGCAAGGTACTTCTCGCCGAGAAGGGCCACCTCGCCCTCAGCCCCGACGGCCACGGCGGGACCCTCGCCGCCCTCGCCGCCCAGGGTGCCGGCGGATCGCCGAGCTGCCTCGACGAGATGCGGACGATGGGCGTGCGGACCCTGTTCTACTTCCAGGTCGACAACCCGCTCGTCAAGATCGCCGACCCGGCCTTCGTCGGCCTGCACCGCTCCGCGAACGCCGAGATGTCGTTCAAGGTCGTCGAGAAGCAGGCCCCCGACGAGAAGCTGGGCGTGGTCGTCAGCGTCGACGGCAAGCCACAGGTGATCGAATACTCCGACCTCCCCGACGAGCTGGCCGAACGTCGAGACCCCGACGGCGGGCTCCAGCTCTGGGCCGGCAGCATCGCCGTTCACATCCTCGAGCGGTCCTTCGTCGAACGCCTGGTCAATGGGCTTCACCTCCCCTATCACAGGGCCATCAAGAAGGTTGGGTTCATCGATGATGCCGGGAACCAGGTGAAGCCCGACCTCCCCAACGCGGTCAAGTTCGAGACGTTCATCTTCGATGCCCTGCCTCTGGCCGCTCGATTCGCCATCGTCGAGACCGATCGGGCCGTCGAGTTCGAACCGCTGAAGAACGCCACCGGCACCGAGTCGCCCACGACGGTCCGCCAGCGCATGAGCGACCTCTTCGCCGCCTGGCTCGAGGCCGCAGGTGCCCACGTCTCTCGGCGTCCCGACGGCTCGGCCGCGTTCCCGATTGAGATCAGCCCCAACTTCGCGCTCGACTCCGCCGAGCTCAAGGCCAAGCTTGCCCACGGGCTCATCGTTGACGCCCCCCTATATCTCAAATAA
- a CDS encoding mannose-1-phosphate guanylyltransferase translates to MLHAVVMAGGSGTRFWPKSRRNRPKQLLRLHGDSTMLQQTVERIAPLTAPERTWIITGADQAEASRGQLPDLPASNIVCEPCPRDTAACVGLAATIVAASDPDATMIVMPADHVIAPAETFRKTVRAALDVIDADPTAFVTFGIRPTRPETGYGYIERGELLGQPGGIALNRVIQFREKPDAATAESFVAAGNFAWNSGIFVWRARAILDALATHKPEMAKGLERIGRALGTADEAAVIAREFPALEKIPIDKAVMEKASNVRVLEVIYDWNDVGDWRALTALVQPDEHGNTIQGRVLARDTRGSILVADDGALIATLGVEDLVVVQSGGATLVARIDQLDKLKSLVEGLGAAGLGDIL, encoded by the coding sequence ATGTTGCACGCCGTCGTGATGGCCGGAGGGAGCGGGACCCGGTTCTGGCCCAAGAGTCGCCGCAATCGACCGAAGCAGCTCCTGAGGCTGCACGGCGATTCGACGATGCTCCAGCAGACCGTGGAGCGGATCGCCCCGCTGACTGCCCCGGAGCGGACCTGGATCATCACGGGGGCCGACCAGGCCGAGGCCAGCCGCGGTCAGCTTCCCGACCTGCCGGCTTCAAACATCGTCTGCGAGCCCTGCCCGCGAGACACCGCGGCGTGCGTCGGCCTGGCCGCCACCATCGTGGCCGCCTCCGACCCCGACGCCACCATGATCGTGATGCCCGCCGATCACGTCATCGCGCCGGCCGAGACCTTCCGCAAGACCGTTCGCGCGGCCCTGGACGTCATCGACGCCGACCCAACCGCGTTCGTCACCTTCGGCATCCGGCCCACCCGGCCCGAGACCGGCTACGGCTACATCGAACGAGGAGAGCTGCTCGGCCAGCCCGGCGGGATCGCCCTGAACCGGGTCATCCAGTTCCGCGAGAAGCCCGACGCGGCCACCGCCGAATCGTTCGTGGCTGCCGGAAATTTCGCCTGGAACTCGGGCATCTTCGTCTGGCGGGCCCGCGCGATTCTGGACGCCCTCGCCACGCATAAGCCCGAGATGGCCAAAGGCTTGGAGCGGATCGGCCGGGCCCTCGGCACCGCCGACGAGGCGGCCGTCATCGCCCGCGAGTTCCCCGCGTTGGAGAAGATCCCGATCGACAAGGCCGTCATGGAGAAGGCCTCCAACGTCCGGGTGCTCGAGGTCATCTACGACTGGAACGACGTCGGCGACTGGCGGGCCTTGACCGCCCTGGTCCAGCCCGACGAGCACGGGAACACCATTCAGGGGCGCGTCCTGGCCCGCGACACCAGGGGCTCAATCCTCGTCGCCGATGATGGCGCCTTGATCGCCACCCTGGGTGTCGAGGATCTGGTCGTCGTCCAGTCGGGGGGAGCGACCCTCGTGGCCAGGATCGACCAGCTCGACAAGCTGAAAAGCCTGGTTGAGGGTTTGGGCGCGGCCGGCCTGGGTGACATCCTCTGA